Proteins encoded by one window of Chitinophagaceae bacterium:
- a CDS encoding OmpA family protein: protein MTELFEGIKEARPLYKLALRHHYEGINIKEIELYYDTLNNQEINSYVPLEYYYELVEHRKTIDTLQPPKGVLLNMGKNINSKYADYAPNLSIDQNLLLFTSSREEKPTITSKKNEDIYISQKKKNVWSMAIGIKGNINTKEFNEGSACLSHDGKVLYFSRCNSVAVGSCDIFTATLQEDSMTWGNVKNITEINSNFWDSQPVLSHNDDTLFFASDRPGGFGLSDIYFTYKTKTGTWFTPQNLGPIINTRKNEVSPFFHPKHKVLYFSSNGQLYNFGEYDIYKSHKKNNYWEEPQNIGPIVNGKGSESYFAIDSESKNLYYARSINNEWAIQDLYSFPLPMEGKPDANTSVKGSLIDEDNGKPFKGLVYIIDLDNGIEIAPKYLNPDGTFEFNLIDKNNYLIVIQGDDFFRIEETFYLDGELDLYKTTKHILTRVKFESIEFDLGSAILKKSMYGDINKIINFLYDHPDFFLKIEGHTDSDGNEAQNIILSKARAESIRDYIVLFGGVDESRVDFEGFGSSNPIVEEKNEENKSINRRVEFHIYKNKNIK, encoded by the coding sequence TTGACAGAACTTTTTGAAGGTATTAAAGAAGCAAGACCCCTCTATAAACTGGCACTACGGCATCATTATGAAGGAATAAATATTAAAGAAATAGAACTATATTATGATACACTTAATAATCAAGAAATAAATTCATACGTCCCCTTAGAATATTATTACGAATTAGTAGAGCATAGAAAAACAATAGATACACTACAACCGCCTAAAGGAGTCCTCCTTAATATGGGTAAAAATATAAATTCAAAATACGCGGACTATGCCCCTAATCTCAGTATAGATCAAAATCTACTTTTGTTTACTTCTTCAAGAGAAGAAAAACCAACAATAACATCTAAAAAAAATGAGGATATATATATATCTCAGAAAAAAAAAAATGTGTGGTCTATGGCTATAGGTATAAAAGGGAATATTAATACAAAAGAGTTTAATGAAGGATCTGCCTGCCTATCACATGATGGAAAAGTTCTTTATTTTTCTAGATGCAATTCTGTAGCCGTAGGTAGCTGTGATATCTTTACCGCTACTTTACAAGAAGATAGTATGACATGGGGAAACGTTAAAAATATTACAGAAATAAATAGTAATTTTTGGGATTCTCAACCCGTACTCTCTCATAATGACGATACTCTTTTCTTTGCTTCAGATAGACCCGGAGGATTTGGACTATCAGATATTTATTTTACATACAAAACTAAAACAGGAACATGGTTCACTCCGCAAAATTTGGGACCTATTATCAATACTCGCAAAAATGAAGTAAGTCCATTTTTTCATCCTAAACATAAGGTATTATATTTTAGTTCTAATGGGCAACTCTATAATTTTGGAGAATACGATATTTATAAATCACATAAAAAAAATAATTACTGGGAAGAACCTCAGAATATAGGTCCAATCGTGAACGGAAAAGGGAGTGAGTCGTATTTCGCTATAGATAGTGAATCTAAAAATTTATATTATGCAAGATCTATCAATAATGAATGGGCAATACAAGACCTCTATTCATTTCCATTACCGATGGAAGGAAAACCAGATGCGAATACTTCCGTAAAAGGCTCACTTATAGATGAAGATAATGGAAAACCATTCAAAGGTCTTGTATATATTATTGATTTAGATAATGGAATAGAAATAGCACCGAAGTATTTAAACCCAGACGGAACCTTTGAATTTAATTTGATAGATAAAAATAATTATCTTATAGTAATACAAGGAGATGATTTTTTTAGAATAGAAGAAACATTTTATTTGGATGGAGAATTAGATTTATATAAAACTACGAAACATATTTTAACCAGAGTAAAATTTGAATCTATAGAATTTGATCTTGGAAGTGCGATCTTAAAAAAATCTATGTATGGAGATATCAATAAGATAATAAATTTTTTATACGATCATCCAGATTTTTTTTTAAAAATAGAAGGACACACAGATAGTGACGGAAATGAAGCACAAAATATAATCTTGAGTAAAGCAAGGGCAGAAAGTATTAGAGATTATATAGTTTTGTTTGGAGGAGTAGATGAAAGTAGAGTTGATTTTGAAGGATTTGGCAGTAGTAACCCAATAGTTGAAGAAAAAAATGAAGAAAATAAATCAATAAATAGACGAGTAGAATTTCATATTTATAAAAATAAAAATATAAAATAG
- a CDS encoding serine hydrolase domain-containing protein gives MKVLLILLIVFFYRNEMYGQSKKFNKIQKIIDHSTKNNLIGVVVYIKMNDQPEWIGVSGYEDVANGIKLRLENIFSLGSIGKMYNAVAILTLCEERKLSLDDLIKKYLPKEIISHIPNGEVITIRHLLSHQSGLFNYENDPILNTLYVSGNLKLDTLSHLNALINHSFGNPSKFLPGIKFEYSSTNYVLLAMIMDSILPEDHTSYLRKLLVKHGYKHTFYRETPPQNITQHYGDLNKDSQIENLTQQTVETTNWFMGDDGVYAPIGEASHFLQDLMNGKILNKESLKQMMTWNNEKKPDYGLGLMADKSFPYKFLLGHSGRGIGTTTDLFYFPKQKMTVGIFCNTGIRQSSPNIKKEYLKMRNKIVKKLFLF, from the coding sequence TTGAAAGTTTTATTAATTTTATTGATAGTTTTTTTTTATAGAAATGAAATGTATGGGCAATCAAAAAAATTCAATAAAATACAAAAAATTATTGACCATTCCACCAAAAATAATTTAATAGGTGTGGTGGTTTATATTAAAATGAATGATCAGCCAGAATGGATAGGGGTATCTGGTTATGAAGATGTAGCAAACGGTATAAAGTTACGTTTAGAAAATATTTTTTCTCTCGGAAGTATCGGAAAAATGTATAATGCTGTAGCCATCCTTACATTATGTGAAGAAAGAAAGCTAAGTTTAGACGACTTGATAAAAAAATATTTGCCCAAAGAAATTATTTCCCATATACCTAATGGGGAAGTGATAACAATAAGGCATCTATTATCCCACCAATCTGGGCTTTTCAATTATGAAAACGACCCAATACTCAACACATTATATGTGTCTGGAAATTTAAAACTTGATACATTAAGCCATCTGAACGCATTAATAAACCATTCATTTGGAAACCCTTCAAAATTTCTACCTGGTATAAAGTTTGAATACAGTAGTACCAATTATGTATTGCTTGCCATGATAATGGATAGTATTTTACCAGAAGACCATACATCTTATTTAAGAAAACTCTTGGTAAAACATGGGTATAAGCATACATTTTATAGGGAAACGCCACCCCAAAATATTACACAGCACTATGGTGATTTGAATAAGGATTCACAAATTGAAAATCTGACCCAACAGACTGTTGAAACGACAAATTGGTTTATGGGTGATGATGGAGTTTATGCACCTATTGGGGAAGCATCCCACTTTTTGCAAGATTTAATGAATGGAAAAATCTTGAATAAAGAATCCTTGAAACAAATGATGACTTGGAATAATGAAAAAAAACCTGACTATGGACTGGGTTTAATGGCAGATAAAAGTTTTCCGTATAAATTTCTATTGGGACATTCAGGGAGAGGTATTGGAACAACTACAGACCTGTTTTATTTTCCAAAACAAAAAATGACGGTAGGCATATTCTGTAATACTGGTATAAGGCAATCTTCTCCAAATATCAAAAAAGAATATTTGAAAATGCGGAATAAAATTGTAAAAAAACTTTTTCTTTTCTAA
- a CDS encoding alpha/beta hydrolase produces the protein MQTLYFAHSNGFPALTYRYFLSQFSDFDVRYIEMFGHDAAYNPKYSWNPLVKQFLSPIIQENKKVMAVGHSLGAVICLRAYYQNPHLFSHLVLMDPPFFTFRLRLFILLMRFLGTSGKIIPIAKRTRYRQTHWSSKEEAYNYLKNKALFKKFHPECFQDYINFGLKPCKNGVELVFSAEEEYKIFKNSPFSLGRGVLDIPCYYIYSSEFTRYKYFNLSELKNTFHHMKFINYKGNHMFPLEQPEETAQFIRDLLIENTH, from the coding sequence ATGCAAACACTATATTTCGCACACAGTAATGGTTTTCCCGCATTAACATATAGATATTTTTTATCTCAATTTTCCGATTTTGATGTCCGATATATAGAAATGTTTGGACATGACGCTGCCTATAATCCAAAATATAGTTGGAATCCGCTGGTAAAGCAATTTTTATCTCCTATTATACAAGAAAATAAAAAAGTAATGGCAGTTGGTCATTCGCTGGGAGCGGTTATTTGTTTAAGAGCATATTATCAAAATCCTCACCTTTTCAGTCATTTAGTATTAATGGACCCACCGTTTTTTACATTTCGTTTGAGATTATTTATTTTGCTAATGCGTTTTTTAGGAACATCAGGTAAAATTATACCTATAGCAAAACGAACTCGTTACAGACAGACCCATTGGTCGTCAAAAGAAGAAGCCTATAACTATTTAAAAAACAAAGCTCTTTTTAAAAAATTTCATCCTGAATGTTTTCAAGATTATATAAATTTCGGATTAAAACCTTGTAAAAATGGAGTAGAGCTTGTTTTTAGTGCGGAAGAAGAATATAAAATATTTAAGAATAGTCCATTTTCATTGGGAAGAGGTGTTTTGGATATTCCATGTTATTACATCTACTCATCCGAATTTACTCGTTATAAATATTTTAATCTATCAGAGTTGAAGAATACATTTCATCACATGAAATTTATAAATTATAAGGGAAATCACATGTTCCCATTAGAGCAGCCGGAAGAAACAGCACAATTTATTAGGGATTTATTGATAGAAAATACTCATTGA
- a CDS encoding MFS transporter — MTKLTDKVLNATVLVASLGYFVDIYDLQLFNMVSKASIMSSIGLNIKDEAEIARLDTILFNWQMMGMLVGGILWGIIGDIKGRKSILFGSIILYSLANVVNAFVTTELQYTIVRFLAGVGLAGELGAAITLVSEIMTKEARGYGTVLLVSFGALGAVVARFMGRISISILGLENWQIAYIIGGILGFILLILRFATIESGMFENMKKTTVKKEIFLQFFLNSTRLKKYIWCVLIGLPIWYVLGIIIKHSDTFYKEINPSGEMMNRGDGIMYSYIGLCVGDLISGWLSQYLQSRKKLVRFYLFGMIVCMFLFFFIKDVSIYWIYFLCFVFGIFAGYWALFVTIASEHFGTNVRSTVTNTAPNFVRGAVFPMSFLYLYTASIIGNTYGAFFIGLIFVFIALYACNKLEETFGKNLDYLEKN, encoded by the coding sequence ATGACAAAACTTACAGATAAAGTATTAAACGCTACTGTATTGGTGGCATCTCTAGGATATTTTGTAGATATATATGACTTGCAACTTTTTAATATGGTGAGTAAAGCAAGCATAATGAGTAGTATAGGTTTAAATATAAAAGACGAAGCTGAGATAGCAAGATTAGATACTATTCTTTTTAACTGGCAAATGATGGGAATGCTGGTAGGGGGGATACTATGGGGAATTATAGGAGATATAAAAGGGAGAAAATCTATCTTATTTGGTTCTATCATTCTCTATTCTTTGGCAAATGTAGTAAATGCTTTTGTAACGACAGAATTGCAATACACTATAGTCAGATTTTTAGCAGGAGTCGGTTTAGCAGGTGAATTAGGCGCTGCTATAACCTTGGTTTCCGAAATTATGACAAAAGAAGCCCGTGGGTATGGGACAGTACTTTTGGTATCATTCGGTGCTTTAGGTGCTGTAGTAGCAAGATTTATGGGAAGGATATCTATTTCTATACTAGGATTGGAAAACTGGCAAATAGCTTATATTATAGGAGGCATATTGGGATTTATTCTTTTAATCCTTCGTTTTGCTACCATAGAATCAGGTATGTTTGAAAATATGAAAAAAACAACTGTGAAAAAAGAAATTTTTTTACAATTTTTTTTAAATTCTACCAGATTAAAAAAATATATATGGTGCGTATTAATAGGTCTTCCGATTTGGTATGTATTAGGAATTATAATAAAACACTCGGATACTTTCTATAAAGAAATAAATCCATCGGGGGAAATGATGAACAGAGGAGATGGAATAATGTATTCTTATATAGGATTGTGTGTAGGTGATCTCATAAGTGGGTGGCTCAGCCAATATTTGCAAAGTAGAAAAAAATTGGTTCGTTTTTACCTTTTTGGTATGATTGTGTGCATGTTTTTATTCTTTTTTATCAAAGATGTAAGTATTTATTGGATATATTTTCTTTGTTTTGTTTTTGGTATTTTTGCAGGTTATTGGGCTTTATTTGTTACTATTGCATCGGAACATTTTGGAACAAATGTAAGATCTACAGTTACGAATACCGCACCAAATTTTGTCCGAGGTGCTGTTTTTCCTATGAGTTTTCTCTACCTTTACACCGCTTCTATTATAGGTAATACCTACGGAGCATTTTTTATCGGATTAATATTTGTTTTTATAGCACTCTATGCATGTAATAAATTAGAAGAAACTTTTGGAAAAAACTTGGATTATTTAGAAAAAAACTAA
- a CDS encoding ribonuclease HII, which translates to MLRSYYFSDESLLEGGCDEAGRGCLAGPVVAACVILPKHFSNNTLKDSKKLSQKQREEMRDIITQDAIAYSIAWATHQEIDTINILNASFLAMHRAIDTIKIKPHHILIDGNRFKPYPQIPHTCIIKGDNLFCSIAAASILAKTYRDDWMTKLHNEFPLYNWKKNKGYPTKEHTNALHTHGTSPYQRITFQYKK; encoded by the coding sequence ATGCTCCGCTCTTATTATTTCTCGGATGAATCTCTCTTAGAAGGTGGATGCGATGAAGCGGGAAGAGGATGCTTGGCAGGTCCTGTGGTGGCTGCTTGCGTTATTCTACCTAAACATTTTTCCAATAATACTCTCAAGGACTCTAAAAAACTCTCTCAAAAACAGAGGGAGGAAATGAGAGATATTATTACACAAGATGCCATTGCTTACTCAATCGCATGGGCTACCCATCAAGAAATAGACACGATCAATATTCTCAATGCTTCTTTTTTAGCAATGCATAGAGCTATAGATACCATAAAAATAAAACCACACCATATTCTTATAGATGGGAACAGATTCAAACCCTACCCACAAATACCCCATACCTGCATCATAAAAGGAGATAATCTTTTTTGCAGTATAGCTGCCGCATCTATTCTTGCAAAAACCTACAGGGATGATTGGATGACAAAACTTCATAACGAATTTCCTCTCTATAATTGGAAAAAAAACAAAGGATACCCCACCAAAGAACATACAAATGCGCTCCATACACACGGAACCTCCCCATACCAACGAATAACTTTTCAATATAAAAAATAA
- the rpsT gene encoding 30S ribosomal protein S20, translating into MAEKKLLKEGKRKKINKSALKRIRSGETRRLRNRYQHKTTRTLIKKLKETTNKVEAQELYKTVSSCIDKLSKKNIIHKNNAARKKSKLAHYVNTLSS; encoded by the coding sequence ATGGCAGAAAAAAAATTATTGAAAGAAGGGAAGAGAAAAAAAATCAATAAATCAGCTTTAAAAAGAATCCGATCTGGAGAAACGAGAAGATTACGAAATCGTTACCAACACAAGACAACTCGCACTCTCATAAAAAAGCTAAAAGAAACAACAAACAAAGTAGAAGCACAAGAGCTTTATAAGACAGTTTCTAGTTGCATAGATAAACTATCAAAGAAAAATATCATACATAAAAATAATGCTGCACGTAAAAAATCAAAACTTGCACATTACGTAAATACCTTATCTTCCTAA
- a CDS encoding SiaB family protein kinase: MNVINYKNTYDEKIILVYKGVLSFDLVSNIIETLEKKLDEIDEDRQLKKKFHNVATECIQNLHYHIGDIEYIKNINEEVLSDQLKKTVIILATVRSKYYNLLTVNYISNDSLEKIKKKIDLINSLDEKSLRILYKQSMDQDFSEKGTAGLGYIDIARKTNQKLRYQFDELNPDVFLFTFQIRILKNNINTVNL; the protein is encoded by the coding sequence ATGAATGTTATAAATTATAAAAATACGTATGATGAAAAAATAATTTTGGTTTATAAAGGCGTACTTTCATTTGATTTGGTTTCCAACATAATAGAAACCTTGGAAAAAAAATTAGATGAAATAGACGAGGATAGACAACTGAAAAAAAAATTTCATAATGTAGCTACCGAATGTATTCAAAATCTTCATTATCACATAGGAGATATCGAGTATATAAAAAATATCAACGAAGAAGTGCTCTCCGATCAGTTAAAAAAAACAGTTATCATACTTGCAACGGTTCGTAGTAAATACTATAATCTACTTACAGTAAACTACATTAGTAACGATTCATTAGAGAAAATAAAAAAAAAAATAGATCTTATTAATTCTTTAGATGAAAAATCTTTAAGAATCCTTTATAAACAATCTATGGACCAAGATTTTAGTGAAAAAGGTACTGCTGGCTTAGGATATATAGATATAGCTCGTAAAACAAACCAAAAACTTAGGTACCAATTTGATGAACTGAACCCCGATGTGTTTTTATTTACATTTCAAATACGAATTTTAAAAAATAATATAAACACAGTCAATTTATAA